From a single Diceros bicornis minor isolate mBicDic1 chromosome 6, mDicBic1.mat.cur, whole genome shotgun sequence genomic region:
- the OPN4 gene encoding melanopsin yields MNPPSEPRVPLGPGQGPSCVATPASPSRWDSSRSSASSLGQPLPVSPTAARAQADAWVPFPTVDVPDHAHYTMGTVILLVGLTGMLGNLTVIYTFCRSRGLRTPANMFIINLAISDFLMSFTQAPVFFASSLYKQWLFGKAGCEFYAFCGALFGITSMITLTAIALDRYLVITRPLATVGVVSKRWAALVLLGVWLYALAWSLPPFFGWSAYVPEGLLTSCSWDYMSFTPSVRAYTMLLICFVFFLPLLVIVYCYVFIFRAIRETGQALQTFQACEGGGECPRQRQRLQSEWKMAKIVLLVILLFVLSWAPYSVVALVAFAGYAHVLTPYMNSVPAVIAKASAIHNPIIYAIIHPKYRMAIAQHLPCLGVLLGVSDQRTRPYTSYRSTHRSTLSSQGSDLSWISGRRRQASLGSESEVGWMDTEAAAVWEAAQQMSGWPPCGQGLEDMEAKAPPRSQGWEAEAPQKTKGLLPSLDPRT; encoded by the exons GCAGCCAGGGCTCAGGCTGATGCCTGGGTCCCCTTCCCCACAGTCGATGTTCCAGACCACGCCCACTACACTATGGGCACAGTGATCCTGCTAGTGGGGCTCACGGGGATGCTGGGCAATCTGACGGTCATCTATACCTTCTGCAG GAGCAGAGGCCTCAGGACACCTGCCAACATGTTCATTATCAACCTCGCGATCAGCGACTTCCTCATGTCCTTCACCCAGGCTCCTGTCTTCTTCGCCAGCAGCCTCTATAAGCAGTGGCTCTTTGGGAAGGCAG GCTGCGAATTCTATGCCTTCTGTGGGGCTCTCTTCGGCATCACCTCCATGATTACCCTGACGGCCATCGCCCTGGACCGCTACCTGGTGATCACACGCCCACTGGCCACCGTTGGGGTGGTGTCCAAGAGGTGGGCAGCGCTTGTCCTGCTGGGCGTCTGGCTCTACGCCCTGGCCTGGAGTTTGCCACCCTTCTTTGGCTGGA GTGCCTATGTGCCAGAGGGGCTGCTGACCTCCTGCTCCTGGGACTACATGAGCTTCACGCCGTCGGTCCGCGCCTACACCATGCTGCTCATCTGCTTCGTGTTCTTCCTCCCTCTGCTTGTCATCGTCTACTGCTACGTCTTCATCTTCAGGGCCATCCGGGAGACAGGCCA GGCTCTCCAGACTTTCCAGGCCTGCGAGGGCGGTGGTGAGTGCCCGCGGCAGCGGCAGCGGCTGCAGAGCGAGTGGAAGATGGCCAAGATCGTGCTGCTGGTCATCCTTCTCTTCGTGCTCTCCTGGGCCCCCTACTCTGTGGTGGCCCTGGTGGCCTTTGCTGG GTATGCGCATGTGCTGACACCCTACATGAACTCGGTGCCAGCTGTCATCGCCAAGGCCTCTGCCATCCACAACCCCATCATTTATGCCATCATCCACCCCAAGTATAG AATGGCCATCGCCCAGCACCTGCCCTGCCTGGGGGTGCTGCTGGGCGTGTCAGACCAGCGCACTCGCCCGTACACCAGCTACCGCTCCACCCACCGCTCCACACTGAGCAGCCAGGGCTCGGACCTCAGCTGGATCTCTGGACGGAGGCGCCAAGCGTCCCTAGGCTCTGAGAGCGAAGTG gGCTGGATGGACACGGAGGCAGCAGCTGTGTGGGAGGCTGCCCAGCAAATGAGTGGATGGCCCCCCTGCGGTCAAGGCCTGGAGGACATGGAAGCCAAGGCTCCTCCCAGGTCCCAGGGATGGGAAGCAGAGGCTCCCCAGAAG ACCAAGGGGCTGCTCCCCAGCTTGGACCCCAGGACGTAG